Sequence from the Helianthus annuus cultivar XRQ/B chromosome 13, HanXRQr2.0-SUNRISE, whole genome shotgun sequence genome:
CACAAGCGACTACACTGCACAAGTCTTAGTGGGGTATTGCGTCGTCTACATCTTTATGCAAACTTTCATGATCCCGGGAACTGTCTTCATGTCACTACTCGCGGGGTCCCTTTTTGGCGTCTTAAGAGGCGTAGCTCTCGTCGTCTTTGCTGCTTCCGCTGGCGCGTCTTCTTGCTACTTTTTATCTAATTTGATTGGGCGCCCCCTTATCTCGTCTCTGTGGCCAGATAAATTAGTTTTCTTCCAAGATCAGGTTAGGCCCAATGCTCAAATTTCTTACTCTAAGGGTGGCATTTTCGATCAACCGAAAATTTGGGTTTGAGTTTGCCTTGTAACGAGTGAACGGAAAATAGTTAGTTACGGGTTGAACGGGTTAAAAGTCCTAAATCGTAATGTTTTCAAATTTAGATCATCATCATAATTACATAATTTGTTAAGCATATCTAAAACATTAGAGTAAACTTCGAAGTAcacagatagtccctgtggtttaccaaaattttggatttggtccctagctttctaaaagtacacggatggttcttgtggtttgcactttgtaacgcatttagtccctagccaacaaatctaaaggatttagcatgtccaagttagggactaaatgcgttacaaagtgcaaaccacaggaaccatccgtgtacttttggaaaaaagtTGGGGACTCAATGCGTTACGAAGTGCAAACCTCATATTTTAGTAAATCGCAgagaccatccgtgtactttactctaaaatttaagtaaataaaagttGATTAGTGGTCAGCCCTGCGCGACATGTTTTGACCCGCACTAAAACGTTGGCCTGACATGTTTTGACCCGCACTAAAACGTTCACCTATTTAATCCATTTCCAGCTCTATCCATCATTTGAAAGttgaaagtttttatttttatctattgAGGAAGTTGACGATTTTAGTGTTGCATACTTAGGTGGCTAAAAGGCGAGATGGGCTGCTGAATTACATGCTTTTCTTAAGGTTGACCCCGACGTTGCCTAATATGTTCATTAATGTTGCTTCACCAATAGTAAATGTGCCTTATCATATATTCTTACTCGGAACTACAATTGGGCTTATTCCAGCTGCTTATGTTACCGTCAAGGTATTATTTTAAGCTTTTTGTGCTTATCTTTTATACAATtcactagggctgcaaacgaacaagaacaagaccttgttcatgcttgtttgttaaggaaatatatgtATTCACGAGCTGgacatgaacacttaccgaacgagattttatgtttgtgttcttTTGTTAAGGAACtgaacgtgttcgtttgttaattttaggcaacggacattcacgaacacaaatgaacacaaactaatgtccatgaacacaaatgaaacgaacgaacacaaacaagcgttcgtgaacagaatatataatgcGCTAATACttgttaaatattttatttgtcgaaATTTTGaagaatttaaataaaatataaaaactaaaaccaCTAATGAACTAtggaacataaacgaacacgttaccgaacgttcacgaacataaatgaacgaacgtgggcttctgttcatgttcgttcctttaactaaacgaacaaaatctcttgtttgtgttcgtttgtttaataaacgaactaACACAAAGGAACTTCCCgctgaacggttcacgaactgttaacgtttggttcgtttgcagctcTACAATTTACATCCTAAAGGGTGTTTGGATGTGCGTTTAAAAACTAATTATCTGAACAATCAGCTTTTAGATTTTGGATGAACGAATTCTCGTTCTAGTTATCCGAACATTTAGAGGTCAAATTATCAGTTTAATATCAACTGCAACGATAATGATTAAACATCCCCCTTTGTAACTCTTATTCAATTTCTTTTCCATATTTTTTTTATGTGAATTTTAATTAATGTTCATCTATAATCCTGCAGGCGGGAATAACGCTTGGAGAATTACAGTCAATTGGAGACTTATACGACATCCATTCAATCGGAACGTTGTTTCTCATCGGGCTTGCTTCTATTACCCCCACACTCATAAGCAAGAAGAATGCACCATGATAATTTGTTCATTCATGCTTTGTTTATAGTGTTACTAACCAACCCCTCTCAAGATTTAAAGTCTGTACAAAATTACAAATTTACCCTCAGTCACGACCTTCGGCTGTGGAGATTTGTTGGTTTGTGCTACAGATGTTGAAGATGCAAAAGGGATTTGTTCTGTTGAGGGTAACTAGGTAATATTGCTAAAAAGGCAGTTTAGTCTATGTTGGAAAATAATATTCCTAGTGTAAATAGTCATTGTAATGATGGATTGTTACTATGATTTTATTTTATGAAATGTGAAATTGGCACAACTAATGAAATATTGGTTGTTACTAACTTACTACTGTCATTCtcttgttagttttttttttaatttttttttaatataggtCTTATAAAATATATAAGAAGAATAATATGAAATATCGGTTACTATTTTATGTTTAGCAAAAAAGAAAATTATagaaatattttatatgtatattttatcaaaatacgTTGTTTTTATATGTACAAAAAAGAAAactaaaatcctgctattttataGGTATATTTTATCGCtattttgatttaaaaaaaaaactacaatcCCGCTATTTTCACGCTATGGAAGCATCAAAATTAGATGGTGACCTATTGCTGCATTGCTATGCTAACAACAATGACTTTTCATGAATGGAAATttcggaagaaaatgtcgatcttTGTGTTGTAACCTGTGACCCCACATACCAGACAATATTGTCTTCTTTGCCCACAAAGAGCTCACAAATCTGTTTGAAATTTCCGACCCAAGCACTCTTAACCGTGGATTTCTCTTCCACAACCAATGTGTTCAAAGCGTGTTGGTGTTATTGGGGCCACACATTTCTTACGTCTTGGTATCTCTCCTATAAATGGGCGATGTGGGATTTGCCTAAGGTCTCACACATCATGCCAACTCAGCGTTCTTTATTCGCACCACCCCTTTATTTCATATCAAATGAGTTCTCAAGGTTTGCACGCACCGTattgaatttttttattattttcattaGTTATTTGGAATATTATTTGTTCTTTTGAACCTGTTATTCTACAAATATGCTTTCATCACAATTTACATGCAGTGTTTGATCATTGCAAACATCTATTCACAAAGCACATGCTACATCGCAACACCAGATTAAATGGAACAACCGATTTATTATGTTATCTGCGCGGATCATTACATAATCTTAATAAAAGTTTAAGCCATACATGaagaagataaaaaaaaaaaaaaaaacagaattatACATAATTTTAGTAACTCTTGACCACCTAAAAATTTTTTTACTtcatataaataattatttaatgtaTTAAATCAAGTATGTTGGATGGTAGTATTAAACGCTTTTGAACAGGGGCAACACATGCTTGCGATAATCAGCTAGAGCCCACATCGGGTATATATTTCGGTATAGCGCATAGTGCAGCATGCAGTTCTTCATGAATACTCCAGCAATTTCCTGCATTACGCCATTACATATTATTTTCATCATATAATATACTTGTGGTTTGTTTTGTAATAATTATCGTCGTATTGTGATATATAActgatgagtttatattataatAAGTGGGCCCATTTTTTTATCATTCTCGGAGATGGCCTTGCTTGTAAATGAGTTTCGTTAACTTAATTATGCTTTAACCCTAAACATCTTTTGCATTTTGTATTACCTGTTGCGGAAAATCACCGTTTTCCAGCTGTGAGTTGATCAACAACTTGGCTGCTTTATGTAGCGGTGTGGCATCTCTCTCCATCTGTACATATCAACAAATCAATAAAACATTATAAATTCGCTAAAactatatgtatatatttatagtTTTGATTTTTCGATGATAAACTGACCTGCCGAGAATGAATGAGTCCCATCATGGCCCATGCAGTGTGTACCAAATTGGACCGGCCTCCTTCCAAAGGTATATATTTCTGTTTTTCGAGCAACCAAAGAGAAATTTTGTTAACATTAAATTATgaatttatttttcatttttttaaaatgTATTTTATGTTGTAGTGTTGTTACCTTTTCCGGGCAGGATTGGTAGCTTTCGCCCCAACCACCATCTTCCAGCTGTGTTTCCAGCAGAAATTTGACACCTTTACGAATAGCGGGACAGTTTTCGTAAGTCTTTCCGACAGCCGCCAGTCCTCCAAGAGCAAACCATGTACCGTACGTAAAACACACGCCCCAGTTTCCGTACCTATTTACCGCAGATTCTCATGTTAACAAAGTAACACAAAAACAGTTTCCAACCAGAGGTGGCGATTTTAACCCACTTACTCATAAGTGAGTCAATTTGGATCACGTTTTTATCTCTaacgggtcaaacaggtcaaaaTTTGCCCGAAGTGTAATTTTTAATGCATAAATCCTCCTAAACCAGTTTATTCAAAAAAACTAGATTTAttattgaaatatatatttttgtaatctCAAAAAACCCCCCAGTTTATAACTCGGTCACTTTTTACCCGAGGTTTGTAAGCCTGTCACTTTTTAACCCGAACTTTGTAAGTCGGTCACTTTTAACCTGAACTTACACAAGATATGCAAGATTAGTCTAACAAATCCAACCCACCCGCCCATTTTGCCACATCCGGTTTCAGttctttttaattaaaaaaaaaaaaaacagacacAAACCATGAACCATCTTGCATCTGTATTTTCTCTAGGTATCCACTTGCACCCGTAAGGAAATTTTCGATCTCTTTCCTTCTATGCTCGGGGTGTAACTTCTTAAACAACACAAGGGCCTGGATTGATGATGATGTGCACTCAACATACCTGATCAACAAATTTTAGAAGTATCttcaaaattcaaattaaccgtctagattatatatatatatataaatatagagGCCGCTTATTGTACAATAGGGATTAACGTACATTGCGTACGCGATTGTTTTTCAACGTGCGAGTTTTCCTTCAACATGCGATTTCTCATATATTACAACATGCGATTTGTTTGTTTATAACATGCGATATTCCTATATATGTATTTCAATATATAACATGCGATTtgtctatatatatgtgtataacATGCAATTTGTTGTGTATGACATTCActtttataacatgcgatattTCATCTACGGGTTTATAACATGCGAACTTGCCATCGCGTACGCAATGTAATTTAAGCCTTTTGTACGATACACTTTTTCTATAAATATATAATGTATGGAAATGGTAAATTATATTGACGTCTTACTCGTGCTCAATGACGATGTCCGCAAAGAACTCGGTAGGATTGAGAATCTAATATCGAAAAAAAGAATACGTTAAGCACAATATCGAATTTTGTATCTTAGAAAACAAATATTATCTTTTAGACTTAGATATATACCTCTAGCCAATCTGATGATCCTGCTGGTTCCCATGCGGCTAGTCCACCGTTTTTGCTCTATATTTTCGTCAGTTATAACTCGTTAGAACCGGATGGTGCCTTGTATGCATTATAATTTTGGTATATTTATAAATTTTCTTGTAGTAATGTACACCGACCTGTAAGGAAAGTATTACGTTGACAGCATCATACAGTTGCGCGGGTTGCATTTTCTCGCCGACAATTTCTGGTGGCATTGTTGAAAATAGAAGGCAACACTGGGACCGAATATAGGTAGACAGTAAGTAGATCATATAGAGAggcttttttttaataatatgatTATGCACTTTTATATACCTTCAATGCCTCGGCGGTACAGTCTGAAACTTGCCATCCATGATCTTGATCGGAAAAGGTCCACGACCCTTTAGAGATATGCCGGTGCATGCTTTTGAAGTCACCGGAAGGATTGTCTTGAACCTGCACaacatatttaataaataatcaacaactattaagtaaaaaaaatacaaataacTAAGATAATGT
This genomic interval carries:
- the LOC110899434 gene encoding uncharacterized membrane protein At4g09580, whose protein sequence is MDQEQLATRSATRNDEYNGENRVKLSKYPLTIWEVAGACGVLLCFAVGLLGVYLTLPDSDYSFLKLPRTLEDLHLLRDNIEGYTSDYTAQVLVGYCVVYIFMQTFMIPGTVFMSLLAGSLFGVLRGVALVVFAASAGASSCYFLSNLIGRPLISSLWPDKLVFFQDQVAKRRDGLLNYMLFLRLTPTLPNMFINVASPIVNVPYHIFLLGTTIGLIPAAYVTVKAGITLGELQSIGDLYDIHSIGTLFLIGLASITPTLISKKNAP